A genomic stretch from Pelotomaculum schinkii includes:
- a CDS encoding NifB/NifX family molybdenum-iron cluster-binding protein, producing the protein MKVAMPIAGDRLCAHFGHCQQFYFFDFDENTREVLKKDTLIAPPHEPGLLPRLLKEKGVNLVIAGGMGMRAQELFAQNGIKVVTGAGAENDPVDIIKEYFNGTLKTGANLCDH; encoded by the coding sequence ATGAAAGTTGCCATGCCGATAGCAGGAGACCGTTTATGCGCGCATTTTGGACACTGTCAGCAGTTCTATTTTTTTGATTTTGATGAAAATACCAGAGAAGTTTTAAAGAAAGATACCTTGATTGCTCCACCGCACGAGCCCGGCTTGCTTCCCAGGCTTTTAAAGGAAAAAGGAGTCAACCTCGTCATCGCCGGCGGTATGGGTATGCGAGCGCAGGAATTATTCGCCCAGAACGGAATTAAAGTGGTCACCGGCGCCGGCGCGGAAAATGACCCGGTAGATATCATCAAGGAATACTTTAACGGCACTTTGAAGACTGGCGCCAACTTGTGCGATCATTAG
- a CDS encoding ABC transporter ATP-binding protein — MSEQNRQQGPLGGRRGGFERPVEKAKNFKETLKRLIKYLKPHRINLIIVLVFAIASTTFTIAAPKVTSKAMNKLQDGYMAKMMLQQMSEAQIKAVEQINYQVNNVRKGDDTLPADPETIKAVQDFMNLPMLNTVTDADQKADICQKIIDLSKRMPDSGQNGQPNIKLTQEQIDGSIRAIRETNGGYDFHYIGIIALVLLGMYLLSAAFSLIMGLVMSGVAQKTVRDLRAGIDDKLNRLPLKYFDMHPHGDILSRVTNDIDTISTTLQQSLTQIITSVITILGYIVMMLTISPLLTLIIVATLPLYILATAFIARKSQKYFAAQQKELGKLSGHVEEMYTGHKIVKAFGQEKNSIEEFEAINNRLNSAGWKAQFVSGSMFPLMHFISNLGYVFISIVGGIWITRNILGLGDILAFIQYSRSLTMPIVQTANIANIIQSTIACAERVFEVLDEQEEVPDSPAAKVIEFPKGGVKFEHVSFRYKEDVPLIEDMNLEVKRGDTIAIVGPTGAGKTTLVNLLMRFYEINAGKISIDGIDIKDIERSELRKMFGMVLQDTWLFNGSIKDNIAYGKEGAAMEEIVRAAKAAHADYFIRTLPDGYNTVLDEEATNISQGQKQLLTIARAILADPAILILDEATSSVDTRTEVLIQRAMANLMKGRTSFVIAHRLSTIRDAELILVMHKGSIIEMGAHRELIGKGGFYAELYNSQFTGANLNEAAGNI, encoded by the coding sequence ATGAGTGAACAAAATAGACAGCAGGGACCTTTGGGCGGCAGAAGAGGTGGTTTTGAAAGGCCGGTTGAAAAAGCTAAAAATTTTAAAGAGACTTTAAAAAGGCTAATTAAATATTTAAAACCACATAGAATTAATTTAATTATCGTTTTGGTATTTGCAATTGCAAGTACAACATTCACCATAGCCGCGCCTAAAGTAACCAGCAAAGCAATGAATAAATTGCAGGATGGTTATATGGCGAAGATGATGCTGCAGCAGATGTCTGAAGCTCAAATTAAAGCAGTTGAACAGATAAATTATCAAGTGAATAATGTGCGGAAAGGGGATGATACGCTGCCGGCAGACCCTGAAACCATTAAGGCTGTCCAGGACTTTATGAATCTTCCCATGCTCAATACGGTGACAGATGCGGATCAGAAGGCTGATATATGCCAGAAAATTATAGATCTGAGTAAAAGGATGCCGGATAGCGGACAGAACGGACAGCCAAATATTAAATTGACGCAGGAACAAATTGATGGATCAATTAGGGCCATAAGGGAAACTAATGGTGGATATGATTTTCACTACATTGGTATAATTGCCTTAGTCCTATTGGGAATGTATTTGTTAAGCGCCGCTTTTAGCTTGATTATGGGACTTGTGATGTCAGGTGTCGCGCAGAAGACCGTACGTGACCTGCGCGCAGGAATAGACGATAAGCTTAACAGGTTGCCGCTGAAATATTTTGACATGCATCCGCATGGAGACATATTAAGCCGCGTTACCAATGATATTGATACAATATCAACAACTTTGCAGCAAAGCTTGACCCAGATTATTACATCGGTCATTACAATACTCGGTTACATCGTTATGATGCTCACAATCAGCCCGTTACTTACTTTGATCATAGTTGCCACGCTTCCGTTATATATTTTGGCAACTGCCTTCATCGCCAGGAAGTCGCAAAAATACTTTGCAGCCCAGCAGAAAGAACTGGGTAAACTAAGCGGTCATGTTGAAGAAATGTATACCGGGCATAAAATAGTGAAAGCATTTGGACAAGAAAAGAATTCGATAGAAGAATTTGAAGCTATCAATAACAGGCTTAACAGTGCAGGGTGGAAAGCCCAATTTGTATCAGGCAGCATGTTCCCTCTGATGCATTTCATAAGCAATCTGGGGTATGTGTTTATCAGTATTGTTGGAGGCATTTGGATTACCAGGAATATACTCGGGTTGGGAGATATACTGGCATTTATTCAGTATTCAAGATCATTAACCATGCCGATTGTCCAAACAGCAAATATCGCCAATATTATTCAATCAACTATCGCCTGCGCGGAACGGGTATTTGAAGTGCTGGACGAACAAGAAGAAGTGCCCGACAGTCCCGCTGCAAAGGTTATCGAATTTCCAAAAGGCGGAGTTAAATTTGAACATGTGAGTTTCCGTTATAAAGAGGACGTACCGCTTATTGAGGACATGAACTTGGAGGTGAAAAGGGGCGATACTATTGCTATTGTAGGGCCGACCGGCGCGGGCAAAACCACACTTGTAAACCTTCTGATGCGATTCTACGAAATAAACGCCGGCAAGATCAGCATCGATGGTATTGACATAAAAGATATCGAGCGCAGTGAGCTGCGCAAGATGTTTGGCATGGTGCTGCAAGATACATGGCTGTTTAACGGGAGCATTAAGGATAATATAGCCTACGGAAAAGAAGGCGCTGCAATGGAGGAAATAGTACGCGCAGCTAAAGCCGCTCACGCAGACTACTTTATCAGAACGCTGCCTGATGGCTACAATACGGTCCTTGATGAAGAAGCGACCAATATTTCTCAAGGACAGAAGCAGCTTCTTACCATAGCGCGGGCCATACTTGCAGATCCTGCGATATTGATCCTTGATGAAGCGACCAGCAGCGTTGATACAAGGACAGAAGTGTTGATTCAAAGAGCCATGGCCAACCTTATGAAAGGCAGAACAAGTTTTGTCATTGCCCATAGACTGTCGACAATTCGTGACGCGGAACTCATTCTGGTTATGCATAAAGGTAGTATCATTGAAATGGGCGCCCATAGAGAGTTAATTGGCAAAGGCGGTTTTTATGCAGAGCTGTATAACAGCCAGTTTACCGGGGCAAACCTGAATGAAGCCGCAGGTAACATTTGA
- a CDS encoding DUF5320 domain-containing protein, with translation MEPARTAGARPAAGVEAHVGPVKDRGKVRVNGKVRVNGKVRVKVQAARRGREEVKEEAGDPVKADISNHMHLKSKIRRLTAMPGFNGMGPQAAGPMTGWGRGYCIGYLHQDSETDRRTGMGRRRGWRNCYYATGLPRWARWTQGRTLAGAVYAPTEKSEASLEDLREQVGYLEKALEQAKKQIQELEKQV, from the coding sequence ATGGAACCGGCCCGGACGGCAGGGGCCCGGCCGGCGGCAGGCGTAGAGGCCCATGTAGGACCGGTCAAGGACAGGGGCAAGGTCAGGGTCAACGGCAAGGTCAGGGTCAACGGCAAGGTCAGGGTCAAGGTTCAGGCGGCGCGCAGGGGCAGGGAAGAGGTCAAGGAAGAGGCCGGGGACCCCGTCAAAGCTGATATTTCAAACCACATGCATTTAAAATCAAAAATAAGGAGGCTTACAGCTATGCCAGGATTTAACGGAATGGGCCCGCAAGCCGCCGGACCGATGACTGGATGGGGACGCGGCTACTGCATAGGCTACCTTCATCAAGATAGTGAAACTGATCGAAGGACGGGTATGGGCCGCAGGCGGGGCTGGAGGAATTGTTACTACGCCACCGGACTACCCCGCTGGGCCAGGTGGACTCAGGGCAGGACCCTTGCCGGAGCGGTGTACGCTCCAACAGAAAAGAGTGAAGCGAGTCTGGAGGACCTAAGAGAGCAGGTCGGTTATCTGGAAAAAGCTCTCGAGCAAGCAAAAAAGCAGATTCAGGAACTAGAAAAACAAGTGTGA
- a CDS encoding ATP-binding protein, whose translation MATNLTIAVASGKGGTGKTTVSANLACAAVEAGHKAAYMDCDVEEPNGHLFLKPRINRIFPVGIPVPAVDEEKCMICGACGEICQYSAIVKISNTVLTFDNMCHGCGGCSLVCPAGAITEKERPIGMIEEGNAGRVSFIHGRLNIGEAMSPPLIKAVRKAGQHGNLIVVDAPPGTSCPVIAAVRGVDYVLLVTEPTPFGLNDLGLALDMLRELGIPGAVVLNRSDPEYNHLAHGFCRERGVRILAEIPDERKVAEAYSVGELAYYAVPGYKETMQQLLASVEREAIG comes from the coding sequence ATGGCGACAAATCTAACCATCGCAGTTGCCAGCGGCAAAGGCGGGACGGGCAAGACCACTGTTTCCGCAAACCTTGCCTGCGCGGCGGTAGAAGCAGGGCATAAAGCAGCATACATGGATTGCGATGTGGAAGAGCCAAACGGACACCTCTTTTTAAAACCCCGTATTAACCGTATCTTTCCGGTCGGCATCCCCGTTCCGGCAGTAGACGAAGAAAAGTGCATGATATGCGGCGCCTGCGGGGAAATATGCCAGTACAGCGCCATCGTAAAAATCAGTAACACAGTCCTGACCTTTGACAATATGTGTCACGGCTGCGGGGGTTGTTCACTGGTCTGCCCTGCCGGCGCCATAACCGAAAAAGAGCGTCCCATAGGCATGATTGAAGAGGGTAACGCCGGCAGGGTTTCCTTTATACACGGCAGGCTCAATATCGGGGAAGCCATGAGCCCGCCGCTGATCAAGGCCGTCCGCAAGGCAGGGCAACATGGCAACCTGATCGTAGTCGACGCCCCCCCAGGGACTTCCTGCCCGGTCATTGCAGCGGTCAGAGGAGTTGACTACGTGCTGTTGGTAACCGAGCCGACTCCTTTCGGGCTTAACGATCTGGGCCTTGCTCTTGACATGCTGCGCGAACTCGGGATCCCCGGCGCGGTGGTTTTAAACAGATCGGATCCGGAATACAACCACCTGGCCCATGGTTTCTGCAGAGAAAGAGGAGTGCGGATTTTGGCTGAAATTCCTGATGAACGCAAGGTGGCTGAAGCCTACTCTGTTGGTGAATTAGCCTATTATGCCGTACCTGGCTACAAAGAAACCATGCAGCAGCTTCTGGCCTCCGTGGAGAGGGAGGCGATAGGTTGA
- a CDS encoding DUF362 domain-containing protein — protein MYVITSKCVKCGTCSKGCPITPGCDGHTCRIQCGTGLVCPAGAIIEGETQYIITDRCIDCGRCAAFCPYGAIQPVLSPTTEADNNFMENELQNELENELPIKKLAVNT, from the coding sequence ATGTATGTTATTACGAGTAAATGTGTTAAATGTGGTACTTGTTCGAAAGGCTGTCCAATTACACCCGGCTGTGACGGACATACATGCAGAATTCAATGTGGCACTGGTTTGGTTTGCCCGGCAGGGGCGATCATCGAGGGTGAAACGCAATATATAATTACGGACAGATGTATCGATTGCGGTAGATGCGCTGCATTTTGCCCGTATGGAGCAATCCAGCCGGTCCTGTCTCCCACAACGGAGGCAGATAACAATTTTATGGAAAACGAACTGCAAAATGAACTGGAGAATGAACTGCCAATAAAGAAACTGGCTGTAAATACATAA
- a CDS encoding cell wall hydrolase has product MNIKKIAVYFAVGLSVLSLKPAVPSEAIEPAPAKPFVSVSRGLCLSREEFYLLARLIHAEARGEPLEGQVAVGAVVFNRLKDPRFPKTITGVIYEDYQFTPVLDGTIELTPDAQAFLAAELALNGLDPANGSIFFYNPDQSESRWLDGLPSSLKIGKHIFC; this is encoded by the coding sequence ATGAATATTAAAAAAATCGCTGTCTACTTTGCCGTCGGTCTCTCGGTTTTGAGCCTTAAGCCCGCCGTACCAAGTGAAGCGATTGAGCCAGCGCCAGCGAAACCATTCGTCTCCGTATCCAGAGGTCTTTGCCTGAGCAGGGAGGAATTCTACCTGCTGGCCAGATTAATCCATGCCGAAGCCAGAGGTGAACCGTTGGAAGGACAGGTAGCAGTTGGGGCTGTGGTTTTCAACCGGCTCAAGGATCCCCGGTTTCCCAAAACGATAACCGGAGTTATATATGAAGATTACCAGTTTACCCCCGTCCTGGACGGTACTATTGAACTCACTCCCGATGCGCAAGCTTTTTTGGCAGCGGAACTGGCCCTAAACGGGTTGGATCCCGCCAACGGCAGCATCTTTTTCTATAATCCGGACCAATCTGAGAGCAGGTGGCTTGACGGGCTGCCGTCTTCATTGAAAATAGGCAAGCATATCTTTTGCTAA
- a CDS encoding ATP-binding protein yields MKELVVISGKGGTGKTSLVASLAALAERPVLADCDVDAADLHLVLEPIIKHSAAFSGGKTASIQTEKCISCGKCFQLCRFGAVIKDESKPPVYTIDSIACEGCGVCSYFCPEKAIDYKPSVNGQWFISDTRYGPMVHARLGIAEENSGKMVSLVRSQAKMIAEKEKSAYVLVDGPPGIGCPVIASVTGADAVLIVTEPSVSGQHDLERVIELVRHFNIPAYLCINKFDLNLNISEGIEKKAIAGGVRLAGRIRYDRSVTLAQVRKLPVAAIPDSPAAQDIRATWDNIIKKINNKECL; encoded by the coding sequence TTGAAAGAGCTTGTAGTCATCAGCGGCAAGGGCGGCACCGGTAAGACAAGCCTGGTAGCTTCCCTGGCGGCATTGGCTGAAAGACCGGTACTGGCGGATTGCGATGTAGACGCGGCAGACCTGCACCTGGTTCTTGAACCAATAATCAAGCACTCTGCTGCATTTAGCGGAGGTAAAACCGCCTCAATCCAAACAGAAAAGTGTATCTCCTGTGGAAAATGTTTTCAACTCTGCCGTTTCGGGGCAGTGATCAAGGATGAGAGCAAGCCGCCGGTTTACACCATAGATTCCATAGCCTGTGAAGGTTGCGGCGTATGCAGTTATTTTTGCCCGGAAAAGGCAATTGATTATAAGCCGTCTGTAAACGGACAGTGGTTTATTTCTGATACCCGCTATGGGCCCATGGTCCATGCCAGGCTTGGGATTGCCGAGGAAAATTCAGGTAAAATGGTGAGCCTGGTACGCAGTCAAGCCAAAATGATTGCCGAAAAGGAAAAATCGGCCTATGTTCTTGTAGACGGGCCACCCGGTATCGGCTGTCCCGTTATCGCCTCGGTTACAGGAGCCGACGCCGTGCTGATTGTTACTGAACCAAGCGTGTCCGGCCAGCACGACCTGGAGCGAGTCATAGAGCTGGTACGTCATTTCAATATACCTGCTTACCTTTGCATTAACAAGTTTGACCTTAATCTTAATATAAGCGAAGGAATAGAAAAAAAGGCCATAGCCGGTGGTGTCCGGTTAGCAGGCAGGATTCGCTACGACCGGTCGGTTACCTTAGCCCAGGTCAGAAAACTGCCGGTGGCAGCTATCCCCGACTCGCCTGCTGCTCAGGATATCAGGGCAACGTGGGATAATATCATAAAAAAAATAAATAATAAGGAGTGTCTTTAG
- a CDS encoding NifB/NifX family molybdenum-iron cluster-binding protein, whose amino-acid sequence MKIAVTSQGKTLESKVDPRFGRAGWFVVIDTNTGDYKAVSNEQNLNANQGAGIQAAEQVSRQEVSALITGNCGPKAFRTLMAAGIKVYYGTDGTVAEVLEQFKKGKLSKASDANVDSHWV is encoded by the coding sequence TTGAAAATTGCCGTTACATCTCAAGGGAAAACACTGGAAAGCAAGGTCGACCCCCGGTTTGGACGTGCTGGTTGGTTTGTGGTAATTGATACAAATACCGGTGATTATAAGGCTGTGAGTAACGAGCAAAACCTTAACGCAAACCAGGGCGCCGGTATCCAAGCCGCAGAGCAGGTTAGCCGCCAGGAGGTAAGCGCTCTTATTACCGGAAACTGCGGCCCGAAAGCTTTCCGGACTCTGATGGCCGCTGGCATTAAGGTTTACTATGGAACTGACGGCACAGTTGCAGAAGTGCTGGAACAGTTTAAGAAGGGTAAATTAAGTAAGGCGTCAGATGCAAATGTAGACAGCCACTGGGTATAA
- a CDS encoding Mrp/NBP35 family ATP-binding protein, protein MENDTNCSCDSDKGSGCSCGTDKQVVENSKTGIEKLTVNEFSTVKNVIAVMSGKGGVGKSSVSSLLACGFRRKGFEVGIMDADITGPSVPRMFGVKGKSEGTQFGILPAETKTGIKVMSINLLLPKEEDPVIWRGPILSGVVKQFWTDVVWTDLDYLFVDLPPGTGDVPLTVMQSLPLNGLIVVTSPQELAVMIVNKAVKMAKQMNIPLLGLIENMSSTICPKCGEEYQLFGRSHGKEVAEEFSVPFLGSMPVDPYLATLCDTGRIEDYESNLFANLIPEKIAAD, encoded by the coding sequence ATGGAAAATGATACTAATTGCAGTTGCGATTCTGACAAAGGTTCCGGCTGCAGCTGCGGGACGGACAAGCAGGTAGTTGAAAATTCCAAAACCGGCATAGAAAAACTTACCGTTAACGAATTCAGCACAGTCAAAAACGTAATTGCAGTTATGAGCGGTAAAGGAGGCGTTGGGAAATCATCAGTGTCTTCCCTGCTCGCCTGCGGTTTTAGAAGAAAAGGCTTTGAAGTCGGGATTATGGATGCCGATATTACAGGTCCCAGCGTACCCAGGATGTTTGGCGTCAAAGGGAAGTCCGAAGGAACTCAATTTGGAATACTTCCCGCAGAAACTAAGACCGGTATCAAGGTGATGTCAATTAACCTGCTGCTTCCGAAAGAAGAAGACCCTGTTATTTGGCGGGGGCCCATCCTTTCCGGGGTTGTCAAACAATTCTGGACGGATGTTGTTTGGACCGACCTGGATTATCTTTTTGTCGACCTGCCGCCCGGCACCGGGGATGTGCCCCTGACAGTGATGCAGTCCCTTCCGCTAAACGGGCTGATAGTCGTGACCTCTCCGCAGGAACTGGCAGTCATGATCGTCAACAAGGCGGTCAAAATGGCCAAACAGATGAATATACCCCTCCTGGGTTTGATTGAAAATATGAGCAGTACAATCTGTCCCAAGTGTGGTGAGGAATATCAGCTGTTCGGCCGCAGTCACGGTAAGGAAGTCGCGGAGGAATTTTCAGTCCCTTTCCTTGGAAGCATGCCGGTTGACCCCTACCTGGCCACACTCTGCGATACGGGCAGGATCGAAGATTACGAGAGCAACCTTTTTGCCAACTTGATACCCGAAAAAATAGCTGCAGACTGA
- a CDS encoding RNA helicase, with protein MELTEVSCSEIVEAIQDKLPVLFFVFSRGRTEVLAQDLGRDWDFLNAREKKEVGGKIKEAEAEQPGAFSGPGWRSLRRLLLQGIAYHHAGLLPPVKYLVENLYASRLLWVVFCTETFAAGVNFPAASAVFDSTRKWDGHDFRILQNREFFQMAGRAGRRGFDRIGHAFIRVDSRFPEQTGFFDDKAIEPVSGRLVISPNTVLSLLRYKTDEEIDRFLNENFKMYQLKKRQGLLKEEIEALTGRISEIEAGLCSENGTLTCPVERARARKQLKRLRWKNKNREKDLLQKQIALATPKKCFNSKKCMALSERLREVQTYYQTLRQEYAAITQQVESVFTEYREVRDLLEKLGYVKGREFFARGIFALELHVQEILVTEIAFSGLLEDSEPADAAAILAGIEFIPGKNTRTDILDLPALQQTYLIRHELLKMGVPERFCIWSNLPGSLAYAWYNGATFTELMEMSSLQPGDIFSIFRREIDLLRQIERAAAGNTALIERAQAIRGQLDRDEIALSF; from the coding sequence GTGGAACTGACAGAAGTCTCCTGCAGTGAAATTGTTGAAGCAATTCAGGATAAATTGCCGGTCCTTTTCTTTGTATTCAGCAGAGGGAGGACTGAGGTTTTGGCGCAGGACCTGGGACGCGACTGGGACTTTTTAAATGCCCGGGAAAAAAAAGAAGTCGGCGGCAAAATCAAGGAGGCAGAGGCTGAGCAACCGGGCGCTTTCAGCGGGCCGGGCTGGAGAAGCCTGCGCCGCCTGCTCCTGCAGGGCATCGCCTATCACCACGCCGGACTGCTGCCGCCGGTCAAGTACCTGGTGGAAAACCTTTATGCCAGCCGTCTGCTCTGGGTGGTCTTCTGCACTGAAACCTTTGCCGCGGGTGTAAACTTCCCTGCCGCCAGCGCCGTCTTCGACTCGACCAGAAAGTGGGACGGACATGACTTCCGCATTCTGCAAAACAGGGAGTTTTTTCAGATGGCCGGGCGGGCGGGGCGGCGAGGCTTTGACCGGATCGGCCACGCCTTCATTCGTGTCGACAGCCGCTTCCCGGAGCAAACCGGCTTCTTTGATGATAAGGCTATAGAACCCGTTTCCGGCAGGCTGGTGATCTCACCCAATACAGTACTGAGCCTGTTGAGGTATAAGACCGACGAAGAAATCGACCGGTTTTTAAACGAAAACTTTAAAATGTATCAATTAAAAAAGAGACAAGGCCTCCTGAAAGAGGAAATAGAGGCCTTGACCGGGCGAATCTCCGAAATTGAAGCCGGGTTATGTTCCGAAAACGGAACGCTGACCTGTCCTGTTGAGCGGGCCAGGGCCCGTAAACAATTAAAGCGCTTACGCTGGAAAAATAAAAACAGGGAAAAAGACTTGCTGCAAAAGCAGATCGCGCTTGCCACACCTAAAAAGTGCTTTAACTCAAAAAAATGCATGGCCCTGTCAGAGAGATTGAGAGAGGTCCAAACCTACTACCAAACACTTAGGCAGGAATATGCTGCAATCACCCAACAGGTAGAATCCGTGTTCACCGAATACAGGGAAGTACGTGATCTTTTAGAAAAACTTGGTTATGTTAAGGGCAGGGAGTTTTTTGCACGCGGCATTTTTGCCCTGGAACTGCATGTACAGGAAATACTGGTAACCGAAATAGCCTTCTCCGGCCTGCTTGAAGATAGTGAACCGGCAGATGCTGCGGCAATTCTCGCCGGCATTGAATTTATCCCCGGCAAGAACACCCGGACTGACATTCTGGATCTTCCCGCTTTGCAACAGACCTACCTGATCAGGCACGAGCTCCTAAAGATGGGCGTACCGGAGAGATTCTGCATTTGGTCCAACCTGCCCGGTTCCCTTGCCTACGCCTGGTACAATGGCGCCACCTTTACGGAGTTAATGGAGATGTCTTCCCTGCAACCAGGAGATATATTCTCAATCTTCCGGCGGGAGATAGACCTTTTGCGACAGATTGAGCGCGCGGCTGCCGGGAACACAGCTCTTATTGAAAGAGCGCAGGCTATCCGGGGACAGCTTGACCGTGATGAGATCGCCCTCAGCTTTTAA
- a CDS encoding DEAD/DEAH box helicase: MASNKTKQAITEVTNLLKDGVPLPLEILYSRCNCNSDALAGALSSLIEKEEIRIGRAKSGGSWFIGENVLAPPARGETWHTGRGQMRKVLPKLLKVIRKYTPPEEAAPTDNETSAQLDSVRKVLEDGQPRSKADIIAATGLENLDSLVWRYFPQLPDGRFTMPDSDGAWDFLLTYLHEKPRRLSDLLRQFRRHKKIVERIAAENDQTPLVRLPQSLITTVNSPAGRDELTRRAKIKACRDMLETLPTPFFDPREAGLGMKEFAALADSYSLTVSFENNKYWCLRREFPGDVLVEQLGEISGRYFAPPYTTSAPSFLREHSLGEKEAAAVLGVDEDTLSFLIKTGQLDSFTLDERTRLWHSDVQELKRDVSRLRVLTKQHEKLKISQAAAFLGISTGQVRRLIQEGRLTTVSNKEASGSDTGLLLRRDLEALRQALPALTLSGGQPHERGQGEIGSRGEERLRPKKKPLRKEQGQAPVEDLVLDDFQIEAAEALQAGLSVIVSAPTGNGKTLVAEMLARDVMTAGLGMIYTSPLKALSNQKYRDFKKLFGEEQVGLVTGDVSINPGAPMLIMTTEIFRNWCLSEPAQLEKISYVVFDEIHYLDDAERGTTWEESILFAPPHVKILGLSATVPNADEMADWISSVRGGNVVVIMEKKRRVPLSTQWILPNGRIVGEKEARSELEELVEYLKALRNKKRWLEE, translated from the coding sequence TTGGCAAGCAACAAAACAAAACAAGCTATAACAGAAGTAACCAATCTTCTCAAAGATGGAGTACCCCTTCCTTTGGAAATCCTATATTCCCGCTGCAATTGTAATTCTGACGCATTAGCCGGCGCGCTTTCCTCTCTAATAGAAAAAGAGGAAATCCGGATCGGCCGGGCCAAATCAGGAGGTAGTTGGTTTATTGGTGAAAACGTCCTGGCGCCCCCTGCCAGAGGAGAAACCTGGCACACCGGAAGGGGACAAATGCGTAAAGTCCTGCCTAAATTACTTAAAGTTATTAGAAAATATACCCCTCCTGAAGAGGCGGCTCCAACCGACAACGAAACCAGCGCTCAGCTTGATTCCGTCCGCAAAGTGCTTGAAGACGGGCAGCCCCGGTCCAAGGCTGATATAATCGCCGCAACCGGACTGGAAAACCTTGACTCTCTGGTCTGGCGCTACTTTCCCCAACTGCCTGACGGTCGTTTTACCATGCCCGACAGTGACGGCGCCTGGGATTTTCTCCTTACATACCTCCATGAGAAACCCCGACGCCTCTCTGATTTGCTCCGCCAGTTTCGCCGACACAAAAAAATTGTTGAAAGAATCGCAGCTGAAAATGATCAGACTCCTTTGGTGCGGCTGCCCCAATCACTTATTACCACCGTGAATAGCCCGGCAGGACGCGATGAGCTGACCCGTCGCGCGAAAATTAAAGCCTGCCGGGATATGCTCGAGACACTGCCGACACCCTTTTTTGACCCGCGGGAAGCCGGGCTGGGCATGAAAGAATTTGCGGCCTTAGCCGACAGCTACTCTCTCACCGTATCCTTTGAAAATAACAAATACTGGTGCTTGCGCCGGGAATTTCCGGGTGATGTTCTGGTGGAACAGCTTGGGGAAATCAGCGGCAGGTATTTCGCGCCTCCTTATACCACCAGCGCTCCTTCCTTCCTCAGGGAACATTCCCTGGGGGAAAAGGAAGCCGCAGCAGTCCTCGGCGTGGATGAAGACACCCTGTCTTTTTTAATCAAAACAGGGCAATTAGATTCCTTTACTCTGGATGAAAGGACACGCCTGTGGCATTCGGATGTACAGGAGTTAAAAAGGGACGTGTCCAGGCTGCGTGTACTGACCAAACAACATGAAAAATTGAAGATCTCCCAGGCCGCCGCTTTTCTGGGAATCAGCACGGGTCAAGTCAGGCGGCTGATCCAGGAAGGAAGGCTGACCACCGTATCTAACAAGGAAGCTTCCGGATCTGATACCGGATTGCTGCTGCGCAGGGACCTTGAAGCGCTTCGCCAGGCGCTGCCTGCCCTTACTCTCAGTGGGGGACAGCCTCACGAGCGTGGTCAGGGGGAAATTGGCTCCCGGGGCGAAGAACGCTTAAGACCCAAGAAAAAACCGCTCCGCAAGGAGCAAGGACAGGCGCCTGTGGAAGACCTGGTCCTGGATGATTTTCAAATTGAGGCAGCTGAAGCCCTTCAGGCAGGGCTATCGGTAATCGTATCAGCGCCTACCGGTAACGGCAAAACGCTGGTTGCCGAAATGCTGGCGCGCGACGTAATGACCGCCGGACTTGGCATGATTTACACTTCCCCCCTTAAAGCCCTTTCCAACCAGAAGTACCGTGATTTCAAGAAACTGTTTGGAGAGGAGCAAGTCGGGCTTGTCACCGGCGACGTCAGCATCAATCCTGGAGCGCCGATGCTGATTATGACCACAGAGATATTTCGCAACTGGTGCTTAAGTGAGCCCGCTCAGTTGGAGAAAATTTCTTACGTGGTATTTGACGAGATCCACTACCTTGACGATGCGGAGCGCGGCACAACCTGGGAAGAAAGCATATTGTTCGCTCCCCCCCATGTGAAAATTTTAGGTCTTTCCGCAACAGTCCCCAACGCGGACGAAATGGCAGATTGGATTAGCTCGGTTAGAGGCGGCAATGTCGTGGTCATCATGGAAAAAAAACGGCGCGTACCTCTTTCTACTCAATGGATCCTGCCCAACGGCCGGATTGTCGGAGAAAAAGAAGCCCGCAGTGAACTTGAGGAGTTGGTCGAATACCTCAAAGCACTGCGGAACAAGAAACGCTGGCTCGAGGAGTGA